The DNA window CGATGTCCTCGACCGGCTTTCCCGTGCGCTGATGCTGACGGAGGTGGAGCGGGAGCATCTTTTCCTCCTGGCCCTGGGCCGGGCGCCGGAGGTGCGTTACCGGGAGGTCGGCGTCTCCGCCCGCCTCCAGCGGGTGCTCGACGCCATGGAGGGAGTTCCCGCCATCGTGCGGACGGCCACCTGGGAGGTGGTCGCGTGGAACCGGGCGGCCCGGGCGGCCCTGACCGATTACGAGAAGCTGCCTCCCGGCGGAAGAAACATCCTGCGCCGGATCTTTTGCCACACGCCGACGCGCGCCGCGCAGCGGGATTGGAAGGAAGTCGCCCGCTTCACGGTGGCGACATTCCGCGTGGAGGTGGAGCGGGCCGGGGCGGCGGAAGAGGTGCAGGCGCTGGTCCAGGAACTGCGCCGCGCCAGCGCCGAGTTCGACGCGCTATGGCGCGAGCAC is part of the Verrucomicrobium sp. genome and encodes:
- a CDS encoding helix-turn-helix transcriptional regulator; this encodes MPSENRLGDYLKARRTKLDAAAMSFPLGRRRTPGLRREEVAHRAHISATWYTWLEQGRGGAPSADVLDRLSRALMLTEVEREHLFLLALGRAPEVRYREVGVSARLQRVLDAMEGVPAIVRTATWEVVAWNRAARAALTDYEKLPPGGRNILRRIFCHTPTRAAQRDWKEVARFTVATFRVEVERAGAAEEVQALVQELRRASAEFDALWREHDLSTPCEGVKRLKHPVAGMLTLEPSTFAVDGRPDLSLVVFNPATPRDAERIRKLARDLKRSR